The Effusibacillus lacus genome has a segment encoding these proteins:
- a CDS encoding peroxiredoxin, which yields MPKGATETKTLKVGDKAPDFELKAHGNRTVKLSDYLGKKNVFIAFYPLDWTPVUGAQMPSYEDDLSRFEEHDTQVLGISVDSIPSHEAWQKSIGGISYPLCSDFYPHGEVSKAFGVLRENPNEPAYGASERALFIIDKEGIVRFIDVHPIAEQPDNEELFDILRKLNS from the coding sequence ATGCCAAAAGGTGCCACTGAAACAAAAACCTTGAAAGTCGGCGACAAGGCTCCCGATTTTGAGCTTAAAGCCCATGGCAACCGAACCGTCAAGCTGTCTGACTACCTTGGCAAGAAAAACGTATTTATCGCGTTCTACCCTCTCGACTGGACACCGGTCTGAGGCGCTCAGATGCCTTCTTACGAGGACGATCTGTCCCGTTTTGAAGAGCATGATACCCAAGTTTTGGGTATTAGCGTAGACAGCATTCCGAGCCATGAAGCATGGCAGAAATCCATTGGCGGTATTTCCTATCCGCTTTGTTCCGACTTCTATCCGCATGGGGAAGTGTCGAAGGCATTCGGCGTTCTTCGCGAAAATCCGAATGAGCCGGCATACGGTGCTTCGGAGCGCGCATTGTTTATTATCGACAAAGAGGGCATTGTTCGTTTTATCGATGTGCATCCGATTGCTGAGCAGCCGGACAATGAAGAACTCTTTGACATTCTGCGCAAACTCAACAGCTAA
- a CDS encoding glycine/sarcosine/betaine reductase selenoprotein B family protein — MEMSRKAIPYTPNPMALKDMTIMIVSTAGAHLKEQNPFDTAGDATYRVIPGDVQAGDMTVTHGAPKEHYNTDEPKKDINCIFPIDRLRELATEGFIKGLAEKHISMMGYAMRLNQINQETAPAIAKEVTKSQADAVILTAG, encoded by the coding sequence ATGGAGATGTCACGGAAAGCGATTCCGTACACGCCGAATCCGATGGCTTTGAAAGACATGACGATTATGATTGTGTCAACTGCAGGAGCTCATTTAAAGGAGCAGAATCCTTTCGATACGGCGGGAGATGCTACGTACCGTGTGATTCCGGGGGATGTTCAAGCCGGGGACATGACGGTTACCCATGGGGCTCCCAAGGAACACTACAACACGGATGAACCGAAGAAAGACATCAACTGTATTTTTCCCATTGACCGTTTACGGGAATTGGCCACCGAAGGGTTTATCAAAGGACTGGCTGAGAAGCACATCTCGATGATGGGATACGCGATGCGATTGAACCAGATCAATCAGGAGACGGCACCCGCCATCGCAAAGGAAGTGACCAAATCGCAAGCGGATGCAGTGATTCTGACGGCGGGTTGA
- a CDS encoding response regulator, whose translation MEPVRLVIVEDDPMVMEVNSEFVSRISGYKIIGKAFNGSEAWKVINQTKPDLVLLDYFLPDMDGLSLLKDIRNSDLPVDVIFVTANRDPGHIQQILRFGAVDYIFKPFRFERIRTALDQYRFMRKKFREQQIEQRDMDVITGIRVHDSTQTGGNDLPKGLNDRTLQQILSFLAEQTEPMSAEDVAAGTGLARVTARRYLEYLQKKGHIQLEVQYGSIGRPVNRYKK comes from the coding sequence ATGGAACCGGTTCGATTGGTCATCGTCGAAGACGATCCGATGGTCATGGAAGTCAATTCGGAATTTGTATCCCGCATCAGCGGTTATAAGATAATCGGCAAGGCTTTCAACGGTTCGGAAGCGTGGAAAGTGATAAACCAAACAAAGCCGGACCTCGTGCTGTTGGATTATTTTTTGCCCGACATGGACGGTCTCTCTCTCTTAAAAGACATAAGGAATTCGGATCTGCCGGTTGATGTAATCTTCGTAACGGCTAATCGGGATCCCGGCCATATTCAACAAATCCTGCGTTTTGGAGCCGTGGATTATATCTTTAAACCGTTTCGGTTCGAAAGAATTCGCACGGCGCTTGACCAATACCGTTTCATGCGGAAAAAATTCCGGGAACAACAGATTGAACAAAGAGATATGGACGTGATAACGGGCATTCGTGTTCACGACAGCACTCAAACTGGCGGCAACGATTTGCCGAAAGGACTTAACGACCGTACCTTACAGCAAATTCTGTCTTTCCTGGCCGAACAAACCGAGCCGATGTCTGCCGAAGACGTGGCTGCGGGGACGGGACTGGCGCGTGTTACCGCCCGCCGGTATTTGGAGTATTTGCAAAAAAAAGGACATATCCAGCTTGAAGTTCAATACGGCTCGATCGGTCGTCCTGTGAATCGTTACAAGAAATAG
- a CDS encoding ATP-binding protein: MKPKRFNLKMRTRIAATVSAIVFFSVIMGSFLMINRMTEAYELELGKRVMAIGQSLAQSPTIQEGLAQAEGWRIIQPVAERVRLATDVEYVVVFDMEKKRYSHPLEDRIGLPFAGGDEGPALAEQSYVSKAQGVKGASIRAFVPVMDQEGATQIGVVVVGVLVPTFLQILWDYRADLYLSLLLGTIFGIVGAIWVANRIKLQMFNMEPLDIAHLLEEREAVIESIAEGIIVIDREERITVFNKQAARMMNISQNVIGKKIREVISDSRLPEVLKDGKPQYHQLRQINGTVILTNRVPIKFKGNILGAMSTFQDRTEVYQLAEQLTGVQKFIGALRAQNHEYLNKLHTIAGLIQLQRYEEVMDKILSFNREKEAETHFLTQRIKDYSISGLIMGKISHAREQGVELEVDPQTSLPVLPSNIKETDLLMVIGNLLENAIYAANRSNRKEKKVTFFIEGNEDGIEISVTDNGIGMTPEVLARVFDYGFTTKGDKGQGIGLYLVKQFIDLHGGEIFVDSQVNEGTRFDVILPGPDWET; the protein is encoded by the coding sequence ATGAAACCAAAGCGATTCAATTTAAAAATGAGAACACGGATCGCAGCCACCGTTTCGGCTATCGTGTTTTTCTCGGTAATCATGGGCAGCTTTCTGATGATTAACCGGATGACAGAGGCATACGAACTGGAATTGGGTAAAAGAGTTATGGCAATAGGCCAATCGCTGGCTCAATCCCCCACCATCCAGGAAGGTTTGGCGCAAGCGGAAGGTTGGCGGATCATTCAACCGGTTGCGGAACGGGTGCGACTGGCGACCGATGTGGAATATGTGGTTGTTTTCGATATGGAGAAGAAAAGATACTCTCATCCCCTTGAAGACCGGATCGGCCTGCCCTTTGCCGGCGGGGATGAAGGCCCTGCGTTGGCTGAACAATCCTATGTATCAAAGGCCCAGGGGGTGAAAGGAGCCTCCATTCGCGCCTTTGTGCCGGTTATGGATCAGGAAGGAGCCACTCAAATCGGCGTAGTTGTCGTCGGGGTGCTTGTTCCAACATTCCTCCAAATACTGTGGGATTACCGGGCCGACCTGTATCTCTCCCTGCTGCTGGGAACCATTTTTGGCATTGTCGGGGCCATCTGGGTAGCCAACCGGATCAAGCTGCAGATGTTTAACATGGAGCCGCTTGATATCGCGCATTTGCTGGAAGAACGGGAGGCCGTAATTGAATCGATTGCCGAAGGAATCATCGTAATCGACAGAGAAGAACGCATTACCGTCTTCAATAAACAGGCCGCGCGCATGATGAATATTTCTCAGAATGTAATCGGAAAAAAAATCCGCGAAGTGATCAGCGACAGTCGGCTTCCCGAGGTGCTGAAAGACGGGAAACCGCAATACCATCAACTTCGTCAGATAAACGGCACCGTAATCCTGACCAATCGCGTTCCGATCAAATTTAAGGGGAACATACTGGGAGCCATGTCCACTTTTCAGGACCGAACGGAAGTGTATCAACTCGCTGAGCAGTTAACGGGCGTACAAAAATTCATTGGCGCACTTCGCGCCCAAAACCACGAATACCTGAACAAACTTCATACGATTGCGGGACTCATACAACTGCAACGGTATGAGGAAGTGATGGATAAAATCCTGAGTTTTAATCGGGAGAAAGAAGCCGAAACTCATTTTCTGACTCAGAGGATCAAAGACTACAGCATATCCGGTCTGATCATGGGCAAAATCAGCCATGCAAGAGAACAAGGAGTCGAATTGGAAGTGGATCCGCAAACTTCTTTGCCGGTGCTGCCTTCCAACATAAAGGAAACCGATCTGCTGATGGTAATCGGCAACTTGCTGGAAAACGCCATTTACGCAGCGAACAGATCAAATCGTAAAGAGAAAAAAGTCACGTTCTTTATCGAGGGAAATGAAGACGGTATTGAAATCAGCGTAACGGATAACGGGATTGGCATGACTCCGGAAGTGCTGGCAAGAGTGTTTGATTACGGATTTACGACAAAAGGCGATAAAGGGCAAGGCATTGGCTTGTATCTTGTCAAACAATTTATTGATTTGCATGGCGGCGAGATTTTTGTGGATTCCCAAGTCAACGAAGGAACCCGTTTTGATGTGATACTGCCTGGTCCCGATTGGGAAACGTGA
- a CDS encoding DctP family TRAP transporter solute-binding subunit: protein MPNRVLFTACVIILTLLSACSSNKATDYEQISENDKIVIRFSHVVGEDTPKGQAARLFAKLVKERTKGKVEVQVFSNSSLYKDSEELEALAQGRVQMIAPALSKLSDLVPELGVFDLPYLYSDLDGYHKVFDGKIGSLIADSVESKNMVSLAFWDSGFKQFTSNLRPIRKPEDLTGSTMRIMPSSVLDQQFSLLRVNPVQINFNDVYLALEQGKIHGQENTISNIYSKRFYRVQKYMTLSDHGYLGYLVVIDKKFWNRLPVEIQKVIKETMNEVTAWQRNQAVQIEKDKLKEIQDCRCIEITGLTADEKAAWRQLFRPLYQEMEQRLGSTFFSELQLQP from the coding sequence TTGCCAAACAGAGTGCTGTTCACTGCCTGTGTAATAATTCTCACTCTGCTCTCCGCCTGTTCTTCCAATAAAGCGACCGATTATGAACAAATCAGTGAAAACGATAAAATCGTAATCCGTTTCTCCCATGTTGTCGGGGAAGATACGCCAAAGGGACAAGCCGCCCGTTTATTTGCCAAATTGGTGAAGGAAAGAACGAAAGGCAAGGTGGAAGTTCAGGTATTTTCAAACAGTTCTCTTTACAAAGATTCGGAAGAACTGGAGGCGTTGGCGCAAGGGCGTGTCCAAATGATTGCCCCGGCGTTGTCGAAACTGAGCGATCTGGTTCCGGAGCTGGGAGTTTTCGATCTTCCTTATCTCTATTCGGATCTTGACGGGTATCACAAAGTGTTTGACGGAAAAATCGGATCGCTTATTGCCGATTCGGTTGAGAGTAAAAATATGGTCTCCCTCGCGTTTTGGGACAGCGGTTTTAAACAGTTTACCAGCAATCTGCGTCCCATTCGAAAACCGGAGGATCTGACGGGAAGCACAATGCGAATCATGCCAAGTTCGGTTTTGGATCAACAATTTAGCCTTTTGCGGGTCAATCCCGTCCAAATTAACTTTAACGATGTGTACCTGGCGCTGGAACAAGGGAAAATTCACGGACAGGAAAACACAATTTCCAACATTTACAGCAAACGGTTTTATCGGGTTCAAAAGTACATGACATTAAGCGATCACGGTTATCTCGGGTATCTGGTTGTGATCGACAAGAAGTTTTGGAACCGTTTACCCGTGGAAATCCAAAAAGTTATAAAAGAAACAATGAATGAAGTTACCGCATGGCAAAGAAATCAGGCCGTTCAAATAGAAAAGGACAAGCTCAAAGAAATTCAAGACTGCAGATGCATCGAGATTACCGGACTGACGGCTGACGAGAAGGCCGCATGGAGACAGCTGTTCCGCCCGCTTTATCAGGAAATGGAACAACGGTTGGGAAGTACATTTTTCAGCGAATTGCAACTGCAACCCTAA
- a CDS encoding dicarboxylate/amino acid:cation symporter, with protein sequence MKVKVKFRSLTTQVLIAIVLGILFGQFFPKHATELKVLADIFIKMIKMVIAPIIFLTVVNGIAGMGDMKKLGRIGGKALLYFEIVSTFALAIGIVVVNVIKPGVGVNASTAKAAAVAQYTKQAAESSQGLMGFISSIIPDNFIGALAKGELLPILFVSILFGVALASMGERSKPVLHLFERITEAIFKMVDMIMKVSPIAAFGAMSYTIGKFGIGSLFFLGKLMGSVYITMALFILIVLGAIARFYGFSILKFIAYIKEEIFLVIGTSSSESALPRMMERLQKYGCSKSTVGLVLPTGYSFNLDGTAIYLSMAAIFIAQAYGIDLTIWQELTLLGILMVTSKGAAGVTGSGFVTLAATLAAFPMVPVEGMALLLGVDRFMSEARAITNLIGNGVATVVIAKSEKEFGVEEESSFEDSSLKVNEITA encoded by the coding sequence GTGAAGGTAAAGGTAAAGTTTAGAAGTCTTACAACTCAAGTGTTAATCGCTATTGTCTTAGGGATTTTGTTTGGACAATTTTTCCCGAAGCATGCAACCGAGTTAAAAGTTCTGGCCGACATTTTTATCAAGATGATCAAGATGGTGATCGCGCCGATTATCTTCCTGACTGTGGTGAATGGCATCGCAGGCATGGGCGACATGAAAAAGCTTGGACGGATCGGCGGCAAAGCGTTGCTCTATTTTGAAATTGTATCGACTTTCGCATTGGCAATCGGCATTGTAGTTGTAAACGTTATCAAGCCTGGTGTTGGTGTAAATGCTTCCACCGCGAAAGCGGCTGCAGTTGCGCAGTATACCAAACAAGCGGCAGAGTCAAGCCAAGGTCTCATGGGCTTCATCTCGAGCATCATTCCGGATAACTTTATCGGTGCTTTGGCAAAAGGAGAGCTTCTCCCGATCCTGTTCGTATCCATTCTGTTTGGCGTGGCCCTGGCAAGCATGGGGGAGCGTTCCAAACCGGTACTCCATCTGTTTGAAAGAATCACGGAAGCGATCTTCAAAATGGTCGACATGATCATGAAGGTTTCCCCGATTGCCGCATTTGGGGCCATGTCCTATACCATCGGCAAATTCGGAATCGGTTCCTTGTTCTTCCTGGGTAAGTTGATGGGTTCCGTTTATATTACAATGGCTTTGTTTATCCTGATTGTGCTCGGAGCCATTGCAAGATTCTACGGATTCTCGATCCTTAAATTTATCGCGTACATTAAGGAGGAAATCTTCCTCGTAATAGGCACTTCCTCTTCCGAGTCTGCGCTGCCTCGAATGATGGAGAGACTGCAAAAGTACGGCTGTTCAAAATCTACGGTAGGTCTTGTCCTCCCAACCGGTTACTCGTTTAACCTGGACGGAACTGCGATTTATCTGTCAATGGCTGCGATCTTCATCGCGCAAGCGTATGGCATCGACTTGACAATTTGGCAAGAATTAACACTTCTGGGAATTCTGATGGTTACATCAAAAGGAGCCGCAGGAGTAACCGGATCGGGATTCGTTACACTTGCCGCTACCCTTGCAGCATTCCCGATGGTTCCCGTCGAAGGAATGGCGCTCTTGTTAGGTGTAGACCGGTTCATGTCGGAAGCTCGCGCGATCACGAATTTGATTGGCAACGGGGTTGCGACTGTGGTGATCGCCAAATCGGAAAAAGAGTTCGGCGTCGAGGAAGAAAGTTCATTTGAAGACAGTTCATTAAAAGTAAATGAGATAACGGCTTAA
- a CDS encoding MBL fold metallo-hydrolase, with the protein MPQTVQLQRPCKGVVSIAIPTPYAIGDVNVYLLEGETLTLVDTGNYTKEAWNALVKGIEAAGYRVTDLKQVVLTHFHEDHTGLAHRLKERTGATVLSHPDTAIWLREEADFMEWRTRFFQEMYGRAGLTREQIYQIHEKYLYWRKYGHSCEVDQTLNDGDQLPALPEWRVLYTPGHSHTHLSLYRESDQTMLLGDHLIAHISSNAFMEPTVRSGEGRVKSLIRYWAELQKLKAIPIRIGLSGHGVPITDHVSLIERRYGSILRRCNQIAGLLADGEQNTLQLALRLFPNHQNQMALILSETLGHLDWLEAEGRIHKISRSGVDWYSV; encoded by the coding sequence ATGCCGCAAACAGTACAACTACAACGTCCGTGCAAAGGGGTTGTCTCGATTGCGATTCCAACGCCTTATGCCATCGGGGATGTCAATGTCTATCTCCTCGAAGGGGAAACGCTCACACTCGTTGACACCGGGAATTACACGAAAGAAGCGTGGAATGCGCTGGTCAAAGGGATAGAAGCTGCCGGGTACCGGGTAACGGATCTGAAACAGGTGGTATTGACTCACTTTCATGAAGACCATACCGGGCTTGCCCATCGCCTGAAGGAGAGAACCGGGGCAACCGTCCTGTCACACCCGGACACCGCCATTTGGCTCAGGGAAGAAGCGGATTTCATGGAATGGAGGACTCGTTTTTTCCAGGAGATGTATGGCAGAGCGGGACTGACACGGGAACAAATCTACCAAATTCATGAGAAATACCTATACTGGCGAAAATATGGACACTCTTGCGAAGTGGATCAAACTTTAAACGACGGTGATCAACTGCCCGCCCTTCCTGAGTGGCGAGTCCTATATACTCCGGGGCATTCCCACACCCATCTGTCGTTGTACAGGGAATCCGACCAGACCATGCTTTTGGGGGATCATTTGATTGCGCATATCTCGTCAAACGCATTCATGGAACCTACCGTCCGGTCGGGAGAAGGCCGTGTTAAATCGTTGATTCGTTATTGGGCGGAATTGCAAAAGCTTAAGGCAATCCCGATCAGGATCGGTCTGTCCGGGCATGGCGTACCGATTACTGACCATGTGTCTTTGATTGAGAGAAGATATGGATCAATTCTCAGGCGATGCAACCAAATCGCGGGATTGCTTGCAGATGGGGAACAGAACACCCTGCAATTGGCCCTGCGCTTGTTCCCCAATCACCAGAATCAGATGGCTTTGATTCTGTCGGAAACCCTTGGTCATCTCGACTGGTTGGAGGCGGAAGGGCGAATTCATAAAATCAGCCGGAGCGGGGTCGACTGGTACTCAGTGTGA
- a CDS encoding MFS transporter, whose translation MSRLLILFFAATNIFAILYAPQPLLPMLASVFDISVPTASLAISLPIVALAVASLLLAPITDKWDRKNGILLANACLILPSIFLCFADSFPEFLLWRFWQGICIPGVTALLMAYAAEEFPANERGRVLGIYVSATVVGGLSGRIIGGVLADAFFWQAPFYVFALVAALLTVMIWRWLPPSSRQSKKDNHSLLGFLVHFANPKLVGTFFIGFSQFFAFIGVFTYIPFHVSQPPYSLGPTAISLLFVTFVFGILSAPAAGYLSDRIGRRSTMALGHLVGGFGIAVTLLPSIAAMVVGLSLMSAGNFASQSAATAYVGDVATKSRGAATSLYQFFYYMGGSLGAWLPGLLWDRYEWHGVTALTVGTILLALVSNHFLAGRNSWQTGSGHSTLSH comes from the coding sequence ATGTCGCGCCTGTTGATTCTGTTCTTTGCTGCCACCAACATTTTCGCCATTCTGTACGCCCCGCAACCACTGCTTCCTATGCTGGCCAGTGTTTTCGACATATCGGTTCCAACTGCCAGCCTGGCGATTTCACTGCCGATCGTTGCCCTGGCAGTGGCCTCTTTGCTGCTTGCCCCCATTACCGACAAATGGGATCGCAAAAATGGAATTCTGCTGGCCAATGCCTGCCTGATTCTGCCAAGCATTTTCTTGTGCTTCGCCGATTCCTTTCCGGAATTTCTCCTCTGGAGGTTCTGGCAAGGGATTTGTATCCCCGGCGTCACCGCTTTGCTGATGGCATACGCGGCTGAGGAATTCCCGGCGAACGAAAGAGGACGTGTCCTGGGAATCTATGTCAGCGCCACCGTTGTCGGAGGCTTGTCAGGACGAATCATCGGCGGTGTGCTGGCAGACGCTTTCTTCTGGCAGGCCCCTTTTTACGTATTCGCTCTTGTAGCGGCACTGCTGACTGTCATGATCTGGAGATGGCTTCCTCCGTCTTCCCGGCAGTCGAAGAAAGACAATCACAGCCTTCTGGGGTTTCTTGTCCATTTCGCCAATCCGAAGCTGGTTGGCACTTTTTTCATCGGCTTCTCGCAATTTTTCGCCTTTATCGGTGTATTCACCTATATTCCGTTTCATGTCAGCCAACCGCCCTACTCCCTTGGACCCACAGCAATCTCACTGTTGTTCGTGACTTTTGTTTTCGGCATACTGTCAGCTCCTGCAGCCGGTTACTTGTCCGACCGGATCGGCAGGAGATCCACAATGGCGTTAGGCCACCTTGTTGGGGGGTTCGGCATAGCAGTAACCTTGCTGCCCTCGATTGCGGCTATGGTTGTCGGTCTTTCCCTGATGTCTGCCGGAAACTTTGCCTCTCAATCGGCTGCCACCGCCTATGTCGGGGATGTGGCGACCAAATCCCGTGGAGCAGCGACTTCCCTCTACCAATTTTTTTACTATATGGGGGGAAGCCTGGGAGCCTGGCTTCCAGGGCTTCTCTGGGACCGTTATGAATGGCACGGTGTGACAGCCTTGACTGTGGGCACCATACTGCTGGCCCTTGTCAGCAATCATTTCCTGGCAGGACGCAATTCCTGGCAAACGGGAAGCGGACATTCCACCCTCTCACACTGA